GAGCTTTGTTTGGTGTGTGTAGTTAAAAACCACTTACCTGGTGATATTGCCTCATCAGCAGGTCTCTAATGGCAGTGAGTTTCCGTCCACTGAGGTTAGCATCCTTGATAGCTTGATATCTGGTGGACAGAACCAAGGCCTGCAAAGTACATCACTCTCTTAAAAGGGGAAAGGAAAGGCAGAAAACACTGCAACCTGGCAACACCAGTGTAATGGATTGAATATGAAACTCAAGCCTCACCTGGGATAACAGGGGCTTTTGCTTCGAAGTCAGGCTGGTCACAAAGACATACGGGGTTTGAAGATAGTGAACCACATACGTTGGTTTCATGTGGTTGGGCCGAGAGAAGGTGTCCCCCCATGCAACCCGAATCCATACAGCTTCATCTGTGTGcttctttattttgacagacaCCTTAAATGCAATGAGAAAAGCAGACTTTTAATATTGGATGTTAAACACAAAGAATCCCATACAACGTATTGCAAAGATACAACTATAAAATGAGTTACATTTGTAACTCGTGTGAGAAGAAAAATCTGGCTTACATGTCTTATGAGCTCTCTGAGGTGGGATTTAAATTGTTCCTTGAACTGAGTCAGCTCTACAGAGTGAGCATCATctagaaaacagagaaaatgatACTCAAACACGGGCATTACTGGTAAACTCAACTTCATCATAAGCACATAGAGACAAAATCATGAACAGATAACGAATGTGATGTGTGATATGTGACACGACCATACAAAGAGCAAAAATGATGCTTTATAAATGGAAAAACCCAGAAAGAAAGCCTTGATCCCAAAAGCAGCTGTAGTGTATGGTTAGAATGAAACGCTGCAGGCTCTCAGTCCTCCATGGTGAAAGTGTTTAGACATACGTACCTTCAGGGTCCATGAGCTGGAAGGCGTACCACATCCCTTGGCTTGGATTGTCAATGATATCTGAGAGACAATGACACCAAAGGGACACAGGAAGCGTTATTAGAATTTGGCATGGTATTCTAGGTTGTCAAATGAGAACATAATTTTACCTGACTTACATATCATCTCGAGTTCTGTGATGTGTTTAACCGCCAACTCATTTTCCTGTAAAGATAAGAAGCGAGGTTAAAAAGACAAGTAACGTAcactaacgctagctagctggcCAGGTTGTCCATTTTTTTACACTgttaattgaacacaacaactTACATTTCAGGAAAATAGCCTCTTACCTCGCAAATGGCGATTAGTTTTTCCGTTAACGCCCATTTTGACTGAGTAAAATCCATGGACCGCAGCTGGTCGTCAGTCAGACGGCCCCACTTCTCCAGCGTCGTTCTTAGCATTTGAGTTTGTATCCGTCTCAAGAGTCGCTGCAGTAAGCGTTTCGTAGATTCATCCATTATTCTTCGGACAGCAGCTAGGTTAATGATATGTAGCCAAAAAGTTGTATTGGTTCGTTTTTTGACTTAAATTTGTTCCGTCCGTTTGCACCGTCTCTGGCTACAATTCCAAACAAACCGCCTTCCAACGACCACACAGTTCAACCAATAGATATCGCCGGAAACCCGAACGAGTTTCCTTTAGCGCCCTCTGTTGTGTTGGAGTGATAGTACTGTCGCTCCAAATACTACTTTCTTCTACTATAATCCACAATTTTAATAACATCTGCacagcatagactgtatattaatattaacggtctatgctgCACAGTATTGGAAGAAGTATTCGTAAAGTATCATGTAAGTAAAAGACATTACAAATGCTtctttagtaaaagtacagaagtctGTATAtgaactataaataaaatgtggtaAAATATTAAATGCGACATGACCGTTAACTAAAATAATGGTAGGCCTACACACTGTACTGTCACAGCAACAATAGAAtcaaaaagaacaacagggCAAGcgtaaaacaaaacacttttgaaaTGCATCTATAAACTAAAACGGAAGTAAGTTAATAAGAACCATCTTGTATCTCCTGTAAACTTCCGTCATCAAATGTCCCGCCTTTTATTATAAGAACACATGCCATTGGTgtgttgaggggggggggaatcgaATGCCGATTCGCTGGTTCACCGTTCTCACTCAATCCGCGAAAGAGTTACGAAAAGCTTTCATTGTTGTCATAATACACCTATGGACGTATCAGGCAGCGTGTCCTACAGGTACTTGCTGTTCTTGTAGGTTACCCTTGTGTTGGTAAAAGACCAGCATATTTAGTCAAAACTGTAGAGTAGTATCCTGCTTCGTTATTCAACGTGGGGAAAGCGAAACCTAACGTAGTTCTTGCATGGACCTATGCTGTCTCAAACGATAAACGTTAGCTGAGgcctagctaacattagcagttaGCTAACGTGACATTTTACTGAGGTTTCCTGGGACACTATTCAGATGACACATCTTTCCCACTGGTAAGGGTATCATAGTTGCAGTGCAAAGTGTTATTAAATAGCTTATAATAAGGCAGTAGATAAACATTATGTGTAGTAAGTTGTTCTATTACAATATAATGTCTCGAGCATGATTCAGGATAAATGCAGGTAGTTTGTCACATTGACACATATTctccctctgtttgtgtgtgtgtgtgtgtgtttgtgtacgcGCGCAGGTAAGTGTCCACTGGAAAAACAAACCCCATCATTACCATGACAGCTCAGGAAGGAGAGGGATGGGGAGGCATTAGTATCCTTTAAACATCATGTCCTCTGCATAAACATAGCAATGCTGAGTTGACGTGCCGTGTATTAACTAGCAATGAAACAATTTTCTCAATCGATAAATTATTTAAgccatttatcaagcaaaatgcaaaacatccACCGGTTCCAGATTTTaagcaaaacaagcaatttgaagatgtcacaTTTGGCTCTGAGAACGTATTAtctatttttggacatttgacCAGACTGGATTAATTaacagactaaatacacaaatcAAGAATAAAAGCAACCATTGGTTGCAGCCTTATTATGTTCAGCATATTCCTCTGTAATGGAAAAGTGCAGTACTGCAGTGCAGAAAGCAAAACTAAGTTTAAAGGCAAATGTATTGCCACTTAATGACATCTCTTCCAGGTATATTTAACAGTAATGGTCAACTCAATGCTCCTCGATCAGTGCTccttttgtttgtgaattttcAGTATGACCGCAGAAGTACAGTAAGCCCTTAACTCAACATGCACCCCGACCTGTCACCTCACCTGCACACGGATGAGTGTAATGAACTGATAACTCTTCTGAGGCAGTGTCACACTGAGGTACATCA
The Etheostoma cragini isolate CJK2018 chromosome 1, CSU_Ecrag_1.0, whole genome shotgun sequence genome window above contains:
- the cenpn gene encoding centromere protein N, with translation MDESTKRLLQRLLRRIQTQMLRTTLEKWGRLTDDQLRSMDFTQSKWALTEKLIAICEENELAVKHITELEMIYIIDNPSQGMWYAFQLMDPEDDAHSVELTQFKEQFKSHLRELIRHVSVKIKKHTDEAVWIRVAWGDTFSRPNHMKPTYVVHYLQTPYVFVTSLTSKQKPLLSQALVLSTRYQAIKDANLSGRKLTAIRDLLMRQYHQVFPTRYPVPLAENNQTVSNQHIEREQAESAANRLQAACEAFGGGVLPQLQSAVYKLETKFRDHSNKTMTEREEPFRCVVKFASTNLLESLRHCASSGIASTPVTPLLSSIPLKGKNYFVITDNGPGPSSQMRQPQN